Genomic segment of Bartonella bacilliformis KC583:
TAATCATAACGAACTTGAGAATTTGCTATTTCGTGCTGTTTTACTCAGTGAGGGGCCGTTATTAACGATTAAGGATTTTCCACAATTAATGGGAAATCCATTAGTGAGCACCTCAAAAGTTATTGATAGCACTGTTCAAGAGCATTATGAAGAAAAATTCATAAAATTTTTCAATATTAATGGACATGTTCGTACTTTCGCTGAGATGGAGCGCGATATTATTGAAAAGGCTGTTAAGCATTATAAGAGACGTATGAGTGAAGTTGCTCGCCATCTTAATGTAGGGCGTTCTACACTTTATCGTAAGATGGATGAATATGAAGGCAATAAGCAATTAACAACGGAGTAAGATCTATAACAGATTTTCAATTATAGAAATTAATTTTGGAAAAACATAATTTCTTTTGATGAAAAAATGGAGAATTTCTAATTTTAAAAAAGCATTATTTATTGTAAAATTTACTTATTTTTTTGGTTTAAGTTGTTTACAATTTCAGCCATATGCAATTTTATTTGATGATATCATTGTTAATGTTATTCTATAGCTTAAAGTTTTTATTGTTTCAGATAAAGCTGTTTTTGCAAATGATCGGAGCTATTTTCACGTTTTTGAGCGCTAAAGCTAGCTTGGAATCATCAATGTTGTTTTTATATTTTTGCAGCAAAAAGTAGTATTCAGCTTTAGTATTGTCATACATACTCATGGCTGTAGAATAGCTTTAAAATAGAAAGTTTATTCCTTTGACACTGCTACATATTGTTATCAGTTCTATCATATTTTTTATTATTGCTTATATATTAGCGATTTACACTTATGGCCGTTTTGTCAGAAATGCCAAGGGAAAATGTTCCTATGCATTTGATGTTAAGGAAGATGAAACCAAGCTTGATCGTATAGTGAGTCAATTGGCCAAGGAGACGAATGGATTAGGGGTTGATAAAGATGCTCTTTCACTCATTGTCAGCAATTTGGAGGCATTTGGTGCTCGTGTAGTGGGAGTAGAGCAGGCTGAACGCAGTCTTGATCTGATGTATTATATTTGGGATGATGATTTAACAGGGCGTTTATTACTTAGTGAAGTCGTAGAAGCAGCAGATCGTGGTGTGCGGGTACGTCTTCTTTTGGATGATATCAATGCTCAGGCACGTGATCCAGCTTATATTGCCCTTGATAAACATCCAAATATTGAAGTGAGAATGTTTAATCCAGGGCGATCACGTAATGGTTTTTTCCGTCGTGGCTTGGAGATTATATTACGGGCAATTACTGTGACACGCAGAATGCACAATAAAGCTTTTATTGTGGATGGGCGGATGGCTTTCATAGGAGGACGGAATATCGCAGACTCTTATTTTGATGCAAGTAAAGGGTCAAGTTTTCGTGATTTAGATCTGATGTTAATTGGTCCATCAGTCCGTACAGTCGAAACTATCTTTGATTCTTTTTGGAATAATTCTGTGGTTTTACCCATTCATACTTTGGTTATTCCAAAAAGTGCGAGCGATCTTGACAATTGGAGAGCTAAATTACGGAAGTTCCGCAATTCCAAAGCTGCAAAAATTTATCTCGATTATGTTAATGAGCATGTGAATTTTGAATATTTTCTTCAAGTAGGCAAAAAATTATTTTCAGCAGACAAAGTTAATGTGCTCTCTGATCCTCCAGAAAAAGCATTACGCAAAAAAGCAGGAAATTGGTTGATGGAGGTACTTTCACAAGTTATTGGGGAGGCTCAAAAGACGCTTCAGATTACATCGCCTTATTTTGTCCCTGGTAAGGCAGGAACACAGAATTTTAGTAATTTGGTATCAAAAGGCGTTGATGTTAAAATTCTGACTAATTCTTTAGCAGCTACAGATGTAGCAGCCGTGCATGGCGGTTATGCATCTTATCGTAAAGCATTATTGAAAAGCGGTGTTAAACTCTATGAGTTAAAGCCAGATGGAGGGACTCACCGATTGCGGTTATTTAGATCGAATAAGGCAAGTTTACATACAAAGGCTTTTTTAATTGATCATAAAACTGCTTTCATTGGGTCTTTAAATTTTGATCCTCGGTCAGCGTCTTTAAATACAGAAATGGGTGTTTTGTTTGAATGTGCACCAATTACAATGAGGTTAGATTTTCTGTTTTCTGAGGAAACGACAGGTGAAATGAGTTATCATTTGCATCTTGGTGATGATAATCGCATTTATTGGAATTTTATCAAAAACGAGAAGCAATACACTATTGATTATGAGCCAGAAAGTAATTTTGGCGTCGTGTTTTTGCAAAAATAATAAGTTGGTTACCTATTGAATCACAGTTATAAACTATTATGCCATAGGAATATTTTTCTTTCCATTTTATGTATAGGATGGCATAATCTGTCGCCAATCCAAAATTTATGAGAAACACAATTACATCTTCAAGCTGTTTTAGTGTTCTGTTATCAAGGGAATTTGGTCATGGCAAAAATTATTGAAACAAAAACCGGTATGTTGGCACTTACCTTTGATGATGTGCTTTTGCAGCCCGGTTATTCTGTCGTTATGCCTAGCCAAGTGGACCTAAAAACACGTATTGTAGCCGATATTGAGCTTAATTTACCGTTGCTTTCTGCTGCTATGGATACAGTGACAGAATCGCGTTTAGCTATTGCTATGGCTCAAGCGGGTGGCCTTGGTGTTATTCATCGTAATATGCTTTCTGAAGAGCAAGCTGAAGCGGTACGTCAGGTGAAAAAGTTTGAGTCTGGTATGGTTGTTAATCCGGTAACAATTGGGCCAGATGCTACACTTGAAGAAGCAAAGGATTTAATGCATTTTCATGGTATTTCCGGTATTCCAGTTGTTGAAAATGGTGCTAAAGGTGGAGTTGTTGGCCGACTTGTTGGTATTTTGACGAATAGAGATGTGCGCTTTGCATCAGATCCTAGACAAAAAATCCATGAATTAATGACGCATGAAAATTTGATTACAGTGCGTGAGAATGTTCAATTAGATGAAGCAAAATACCTTCTACATCATCACCGTATTGAAAAATTATTGGTTGTTGATGAACAAAATCGTTGTGTTGGTTTGGTGACAGTCAAAGATATTGAAAAGGCACAATTGCATCCAAATGCGACTAAAGATTCTCAGGGGCGTTTACGCGTTGCAGCTGCAACTACTGTAGGGGATGATGGAATTGAGAGAGCTGAACGATTAATTGATGCTGGTGTTGATGTGTTGGTGATTGATACAGCTCATGGGCATTCTCAACGCGTATTAGAAACGGTTGAGCGTATTAAAAAGATGGCGCTCTCTGTTTCTGTTATTGCTGGTAATGTGGCGACGTCACAAGCAACGCAGGCATTGATTGATCGTGGTGCGGATGCAGTAAAAGTGGGTATTGGTCCTGGTTCGATTTGTACAACACGAATTGTTTCAGGTGTTGGTGTGCCTCAGCTTTCAGCTATTATGGATGCTGCAGAAGTTGCTAATAAGGCAGGTATTCCGGTTATTGCCGATGGTGGTATAAAATCTTCGGGTGATTTTGCTAAAGCTTTAGCAGGTGGAGCTTGTGCTGCTATGATCGGTTCTTTGTTAGCAGGTACTGAAGAAAGTCCTGGTGAAGTTTATCTCTATCAAGGTCGATCTTTTAAAGCGTATCGTGGTATGGGGTCGGTTGGAGCTATGGCAAGGGGATCTGCAGATCGTTATTTTCAGGCTGAAGTTCGTGATGAGCTCAAATTGGTTCCTGAGGGTGTTGAGGGACAAGTCGCGTATAAGGGCCCTATAGCATCTGTTTTGCATCAGCTAGCTGGAGGGTTGCGTGCTTCAATGGGGTATGTTGGAGCGAAAAATTTAGCGGAGTTCCATGAAAAGGCGACATTTGTTCGTATTACCAACGCTGGCCTTTATGAAAGCCACACACATGATGTTTCTATTACGCGTGAGAGCCCAAATTATCGTGGTCCTGTGTAATTAAGATCTCCTGCATCATCATAGCAGTACAAAAAAAATCTCTCAGATTAACGGTTGTAAAAGAGTTTTTTGGTCTCTTGTCATCATTATCTCGGCTATGCGAAAGGTGTGAATGAATTGACCGGCAATTAAATTTCTTCTGATAGGTATATGATTAAATTTCTTTTAGCAGATATATTAAATAAAGAGGTTTGGTTTCCGTACTATTTTCATTTTTTGAGAGTATTATTTACGCTGTCTTTTTGGAAAGACAGCATTTTTGAACGTTTGATTTTAGTACCATCTTACCTGATTAGGCTGTTAGACATTTGTTTTTTGTATAACATGAAGAATTTTTCATAATTCTCGCATGATCATGATGGGAATAGGTGTTTTAGGGATGATGTTTTGGGTTTTAGAGCCAAAGAAAAAATTATGTATTTTGGAATGATGGAAAGCGCCCATCAGCAGCATATCAAGATTAAGTGTCTGGACGCTATGAAGGATCATTTGTTCAAAATTATCTTCTGTTTTGAGTGATTCGACGGTAAATTGAGCAGATTGTAATCGTGTTAATGTTTCGTTGAAACTGTCTTGTACGGCTTGTATTTGGTCTTCTGCCATACCTAATATAAAGGTTACATCTTTGAAAAATTCTCGTTTACAAATAAAGTCAATGGCATTCATAATCAATGGGCCACCGTCAAAAGCTATGAAAATTCTTTGAATAGGACGAAATTGGCTTGAAGCAACAAGGATTGGAAGTCTAGAGGAGCGAACAACATTTTCAAAATTGCGACCTAATTGCTTTGTATCAGATTCTGTTTGTTCACCACGTTTCCCCATGACAATAAATGATGATTGATCACCATAAATATTTAATGCATCAGAAAGATTTCCATGGCGCAGACGTGTTTCAATTTCAATTTGACTATGAGAATTGAGGTAATTTTTGGCTTTTTCCAAAGCTTCTTGCCCGATTTTTTGGGTAAAGAGCGCTTTAGCAAGGCCGATATCCTGTTGTTCTGATATCAGTGTATTTTGTATATTATCACTAGTTTGTTGGGTTTCTGGTAAGCTAATTTCCTCTTCTGCTTTATCCAAAACATACAATAACCGAATTGTTGTTTGCATAGATTTTGCAGCCCATAACGCTAGGTCACATACAGGTTTTGCATAAATTGAAGAATCAATGAGAGCAAGGATAGGTTTTGTCATTGTGTTCCCCCTTAATGTTTTTATTTTACAGAATCGCTCATAATTTTCGTTAACAGCTGCATATTAAGGAGTAATAGTTCCATTTTCCTTAAGCGTAAAATATTTTAGAGTTTCGTATTATGAGTATTCAATTTGCCATGTAGATTTTGGGTGGTCTTAAAGTTACTATTAGCAATAGTTGATGAAGCAGATCAGTGTTATTGGTAGAATGATTGACTTGCAAAGATAGAATAGGAGAAATGAATGCGATTAGGTGGGCGTTTACAGGCAGCGATAGAGGTTTTACACGAGATAGAGGTAAGGCATCGTCCTGCAGGTGACGCTTTGAGAGATTGGGGGCTTTCTCATCGTTTTGCTGGAGCAAGTGATCGTGCAGCAATTGGTACAATTGTTTACGATGCTTTAAGACGACGTTATTCGTTGCAATGGCGTATGGATAGTGACGATATTCGAGACTTAGCTTTTGGTACTTTATTAGATTTTGGTGGGATGACGATTGAACAAGTTGATAGCGTTTTAGCAGGCGATCGATTTGCACCCCAATTATTAGGCCTTAAACAGCGTCAGTCATGGCAGACACGCCAATTAGAGGATGCACCAGACTATATTCGTAGCAATGTTCCCCAATGGTGTCAAACTCATCTGTATCCTGTATTCTCTGACAATTGGGTTGTTGAAGCGGCTGCTTTGGCAACACGTCCTTCTTTAGATTTACGTGTAAACAGTTTGAAAGCAACACCAAAGAGAGTGCTTAAGGAATTAGCAAAAACACAAGTGCATTCTTTTTCATGGTTTCAACAAGCGTTAAGAATCGCGCCAACTGAACAGTTTAATCGTCATCCTAATGTCCAGGTTGAGCCCTCTTTTCAAAGAGGTCACTTCGAGATACAGGATTTGGGATCTCAAATTGTCACGCATCTTGTAGAAGCAAAAGCAAGCATGCAGTTATTGGATTATTGTGCAGGCGCTGGTGGAAAAACTTTAGCTTTGTCTTCTCATATGGGCAATCGAGGGCAGATTTATGCTTATGATTCAGACAAAATTCGTTTATCTCCTATTTTTGATCGCCTTCGGCGTGCAGGTGTTCGTAATGTACAAATACGGGGGAATATAGAAGAGTTAAAGCCCTTAATCGGGATGATGGATATAGTTTTATTAGATGCACCCTGTAGTGGCACAGGGACATGGCGTCGTCGTCCAGATTTTAAATGGCGTTTAACGCTCAAGCAAGTCCAGAAACGCCAAGCAGAGCAATGTGCTATTTTGAATCAGGGTCTCAATTATCTTAAACCAGGTGGACGTTTAGTTTACATTACATGTTCTCTTTTTTTTGATGAAAATGAAGAGCAAATTTCCAGGTTTCTGAAACAGCATTCGAATTTTCATCCAATAAATATGCGAGAGCTTTGGCAGCGGCATTTTAGTTTTTCAACTATGCAACCGATATTTTCAGACTATGGGCTCACTTTATCACCGGCAACAACGAAGACAGATGGTTTCTTTTTATCTATTTTGCAAAAGGAGCATTAATCTCTATTTTTATTCCTTTCATTGTAAATTTTATTAAAAGAGTATTTTTCTCGTGCTAATAGGCTTGTTGAAAAGAGAAGGATTGAATAATAAATCTCATTTGCCATTTTTTGCAGTTATTGGTTAGTCATTTTTATGGATACATCACATTCAGACACTGTTCTTATTATTGATTTTGGTTCACAAGTTACACAGCTGATAGCGAGGCGGGTACGTGCAATGGGTGTTTATTCCGAAATTGTTCCTTTTCAATCGGCTTTAGGGGGAATCAATCGAATAAAGCCTAAAGCTGTTATTTTATCGGGTAGCCCTTATTCAACACTTGATAATGGTTCACCACGTGCTCCGATAGAAGTTTTTGAAGCTGGCATTCCAGTTCTTGGTATTTGTTATGGTCAACAAGTTATGTGTGTTCAGCTTGGCGGAAAGGTGGAGGCTGGACATGAGCGTGAATTTGGGCGTGCTTTTTTAGAGATAAAAGAAGAGAGTGCGCTTTTTGATGGTGTGTGGGAAAAAGGATCATCTCAACAAGTTTGGATGAGTCATGGCGATCGCGTGACGGCTTTGCCGGAAGGTTTTTGTGTTATCGGAACATCAAAGGGTGCTCCTTATGCTGCCATTTCTGATGAAAAGAGAAATTTTTATGCAGTGCAGTTTCATCCTGAAGTTGTTCATACACCAGATGGTGAAAAACTTTTGCAAAATTTTGTCTGTAAAATATCTGGGATTAAAAATAATTGGTCAATGGCTGCTTATCGTGATCAGGCGATTGCTGCAATACGTGAGAAAGTTGGCAAAAATCGCGTGATTTGCGGTCTTTCCGGTGGTGTTGATTCATCCGTTACAGCTGTATTGCTTCATGAAGCAATAGGAGATCAACTGACGTGCATTTTTGTAGATCATGGGTTAATACGTAAAAATGAAGCAGAAGAAGTTCTCAAATTATTCCGTGATAATTATAATATAGAGCTTATTCACGTTAATGCTGCTGATATGTTTATCAATGCGTTGGAAGGTGAAACAGATCCAGAGAAAAAACGCAAAACAATTGGTCGTCTTTTTATTGAGGTTTTTGAAGAAGAAACTAAAAAAATAGGTGGTGCAAAGTTTTTAGCACAAGGAACGCTTTATCCAGATGTTATTGAAAGTGTTTCGGCTATTGGTGAAGCAATAACAATTAAAAGTCATCATAATGTGGGGGGATTGCCGGAACGGATGAATATGAAACTTGTGGAGCCGTTACGTGAGCTATTTAAGGATGATGTCCGCTCCTTAGGGAGGGAATTAGGTTTGCCTGAAGAGTTTATTAAACGCCATCCTTTCCCAGGACCTGGTTTAGCAATTCGGTGTCCAGGTGCGGTTACGCGTGAAAAAATAGAAATTTTGCGTGAAGCAGATGCTATTTATCTTGATGAAATCCGTAAAGCTGGGCTTTATGATAAAATTTGGCAAGCCTTTGCTATTCTTCTTCCTGTTCAAACTGTTGGTGTTATGGGGGATGGACGCACTTATGAGTTTGTTTGTGCTCTTCGTGCCGTGACATCTGTAGATGGTATGACTGCTGATTTTTATCCGCACGATATGGATTTTTTAAGCAGGACAGCAGCCCGTATTATTAATGAAGTTCGGGGCATCAATCGTGTTGTCTATGATATAACTTCAAAGCCTCCTGGCACCATTGAGTGGGAATGATGAAGTGTAAGCGTTCAAGAATGCGGAATTATCTAGAATTTTGCATTTAAATTAGTTGATAGAAAAAGAACAATTGTTTGAAAAAGATTGTTGTGGGATTTGATGGTGGTTATTCAAATCACAGCCTTATTCTATTTTAATTGATAGAATTTAAGATTCTGAAGGTATGGAATTATATATATGCTTAAGCCGAAAATTGTTGCGCATCGTGGTGGAGCTCATCTCTATTCTGAAAATACACTTTCGGCTTTTCGCCACGCAATCGCATTGGGAGTTGATGAAATTGAATGTGATGTTCATCTCCTGAAAAGTGGTGAAGTGGTTGTATTTCATGATTTTCATCTTGAACAATTGGTCGGGCAAACAGGGTATATTGACGACATGGATAATGAAATGCGCAAACAAATCCGTGTGAAGGGAAGTACTGAATCTCCCCCTTTATTAGAAGAATTACTTGACCTTTTAATGCCAACGAATGTTGCTCTTCATCTTGAAATCAAAACATGTGGTAACGTTGATCGTGAATATATTTTGTCTCAAAAAGCACTGGAATTAATTAAGGGCCGAGGTTTAGTAGACCGTGTTTCAGCCATTAGTTTTGATGCTGTTAGTTTACGCCCTTTTATAGAAGCAGGAATATCGTCAGGACCATGTATTGATTGCTTTGAAGGTGATATGTTACACTGTTTTTCTAAATGGAAAAAATTAGGGTATTCTGATCTGAGTTTAGATGGCTCAATTGTATCGCAAGATTTTATTGAATCTGCACTGGATGCTGGTTTTACTGTTGGTGTATGGACAATAAATGGGCCAGCGCGTTTATCGCATTGGCTTGATATGCCTGTGCATTACATCACAACAGACCAACCTGATCTTGCTTTACAATTGCGTTCACAGAGGTGAGAATCAGTCTATCATTTTGTTGAGATGTAATGACTATTTTAATCACAAAAAAAGAATAGACAGGCAAAGTTAGTCATTGATAAAGTTATTAGATCCCAATTTTAACTTTTTTTTGATTATGTGCGGTTCCCAGTTTTTTTGTTAAAAGTATGAAAATTTTGATGAGTGACAGTGAAGTTTAATTTTTGTCCATAATCACTCGTTAAGCGTTCCTTTATATCAACGGTAAAGAGGATATCATTCCAGCGTGTTAAAACATGACAGCCTGTACCTATAGGCCTAATGAATTCAATTTGCGTATGAAAGACAGGACCTTTATCTGGATATTCTCCTAACAAGATTGCTTCTGGTCTAAATGCTAAAATATCAGTATCTTTGCTACAAGAAAATAAATTGCCTAAGTGTTTTTCTAGAGCTTGACGATCAAGAAAATTAATAGGAGGGGAGCCAATAAAATCCGCAACAAAAATTGTTTTAGGGCAATCATAAATTTCCATTGGGGTTCCAATTTGTTCGATAGTCCCCTTATTCATAACAACCATTTTATCGGCTAATGTCATAGCTTCTAGTTGGTCATGAGTAACGTAAAGGCTGGTCGTTTTTAATGAACGCTGTAGTTTTTTAATCTCAATACACATGTGAGCACGCAATTTTGCATCAAGATTTGACAGTGGTTCATCAAAGAGAAAAACGCGTGGCTTGCGAACAATAACTCGTCCCATTGCAACACGTTGGCGTTGTCCTCCTGATAATTGTTGTGGTTTACGGTCAAGAAATGGCTCTATTTCCAAAAGTTTTGCAACATGTGCAATACGCTTATTAATGTCTTCTTTGGGCGTTTTACGATTTTTGAGACCATATTCCAGGTTTCCACGTACTGTCATATGTGGATAAAGTGCATAATTTTGAAAGACCATAGCAATATCACGGTCTGCTGGTTCACGATTATTGATAAGCTCATTATCAATATAGAGTTCACCTGAGGTGACTTTTTCAAGTCCAGCAATGATGCGTAATAAGGTTGATTTTCCACATCCTGAAGGGCCAACAATGACAAGAAATTCGCCATCGGCAACAGTTAAGTTTAGATCATTAATAACAAAAATGTCATTGTCATATTGCTTTTTTATATTCAATAACTGGATTGTAGCCACCGTTATTTCTCCGTTTCGATGAGGCCTTTAACAAAAAGCCGATGCATACAAATGACGATTAAAACAGGTGGTATCATAGCAACAACTGATACTGCCATAAGGATATTCCATTGAGGATTATGTTGAAGTGACTCTACCACGAGCTGTTTCAGAATAATAAGAATAGTTTGATGATTTTGATCTGTTGTTACAATAAGAGGCCAGAGATACTGTATCCATCCATAAATGAACATAATGATAAATAAAGAGGCAATATTACTTTTGCTAAGAGGCAAGAGAATATCTTTGAAAAATTTGAACGGTCCTGCACCATCCATACGCGCAGCTTCTAAAAGTTCGTTAGGAACAGTCAGAAAAAATTGACGGAACAGGAATGTAGCGGTTGCTGATGCAATTAATGGA
This window contains:
- the guaB gene encoding IMP dehydrogenase, with the protein product MAKIIETKTGMLALTFDDVLLQPGYSVVMPSQVDLKTRIVADIELNLPLLSAAMDTVTESRLAIAMAQAGGLGVIHRNMLSEEQAEAVRQVKKFESGMVVNPVTIGPDATLEEAKDLMHFHGISGIPVVENGAKGGVVGRLVGILTNRDVRFASDPRQKIHELMTHENLITVRENVQLDEAKYLLHHHRIEKLLVVDEQNRCVGLVTVKDIEKAQLHPNATKDSQGRLRVAAATTVGDDGIERAERLIDAGVDVLVIDTAHGHSQRVLETVERIKKMALSVSVIAGNVATSQATQALIDRGADAVKVGIGPGSICTTRIVSGVGVPQLSAIMDAAEVANKAGIPVIADGGIKSSGDFAKALAGGACAAMIGSLLAGTEESPGEVYLYQGRSFKAYRGMGSVGAMARGSADRYFQAEVRDELKLVPEGVEGQVAYKGPIASVLHQLAGGLRASMGYVGAKNLAEFHEKATFVRITNAGLYESHTHDVSITRESPNYRGPV
- a CDS encoding universal stress protein, which encodes MTKPILALIDSSIYAKPVCDLALWAAKSMQTTIRLLYVLDKAEEEISLPETQQTSDNIQNTLISEQQDIGLAKALFTQKIGQEALEKAKNYLNSHSQIEIETRLRHGNLSDALNIYGDQSSFIVMGKRGEQTESDTKQLGRNFENVVRSSRLPILVASSQFRPIQRIFIAFDGGPLIMNAIDFICKREFFKDVTFILGMAEDQIQAVQDSFNETLTRLQSAQFTVESLKTEDNFEQMILHSVQTLNLDMLLMGAFHHSKIHNFFFGSKTQNIIPKTPIPIMIMREL
- a CDS encoding RsmB/NOP family class I SAM-dependent RNA methyltransferase, producing the protein MRLGGRLQAAIEVLHEIEVRHRPAGDALRDWGLSHRFAGASDRAAIGTIVYDALRRRYSLQWRMDSDDIRDLAFGTLLDFGGMTIEQVDSVLAGDRFAPQLLGLKQRQSWQTRQLEDAPDYIRSNVPQWCQTHLYPVFSDNWVVEAAALATRPSLDLRVNSLKATPKRVLKELAKTQVHSFSWFQQALRIAPTEQFNRHPNVQVEPSFQRGHFEIQDLGSQIVTHLVEAKASMQLLDYCAGAGGKTLALSSHMGNRGQIYAYDSDKIRLSPIFDRLRRAGVRNVQIRGNIEELKPLIGMMDIVLLDAPCSGTGTWRRRPDFKWRLTLKQVQKRQAEQCAILNQGLNYLKPGGRLVYITCSLFFDENEEQISRFLKQHSNFHPINMRELWQRHFSFSTMQPIFSDYGLTLSPATTKTDGFFLSILQKEH
- the guaA gene encoding glutamine-hydrolyzing GMP synthase; this translates as MDTSHSDTVLIIDFGSQVTQLIARRVRAMGVYSEIVPFQSALGGINRIKPKAVILSGSPYSTLDNGSPRAPIEVFEAGIPVLGICYGQQVMCVQLGGKVEAGHEREFGRAFLEIKEESALFDGVWEKGSSQQVWMSHGDRVTALPEGFCVIGTSKGAPYAAISDEKRNFYAVQFHPEVVHTPDGEKLLQNFVCKISGIKNNWSMAAYRDQAIAAIREKVGKNRVICGLSGGVDSSVTAVLLHEAIGDQLTCIFVDHGLIRKNEAEEVLKLFRDNYNIELIHVNAADMFINALEGETDPEKKRKTIGRLFIEVFEEETKKIGGAKFLAQGTLYPDVIESVSAIGEAITIKSHHNVGGLPERMNMKLVEPLRELFKDDVRSLGRELGLPEEFIKRHPFPGPGLAIRCPGAVTREKIEILREADAIYLDEIRKAGLYDKIWQAFAILLPVQTVGVMGDGRTYEFVCALRAVTSVDGMTADFYPHDMDFLSRTAARIINEVRGINRVVYDITSKPPGTIEWE
- a CDS encoding glycerophosphodiester phosphodiesterase; its protein translation is MLKPKIVAHRGGAHLYSENTLSAFRHAIALGVDEIECDVHLLKSGEVVVFHDFHLEQLVGQTGYIDDMDNEMRKQIRVKGSTESPPLLEELLDLLMPTNVALHLEIKTCGNVDREYILSQKALELIKGRGLVDRVSAISFDAVSLRPFIEAGISSGPCIDCFEGDMLHCFSKWKKLGYSDLSLDGSIVSQDFIESALDAGFTVGVWTINGPARLSHWLDMPVHYITTDQPDLALQLRSQR
- a CDS encoding sn-glycerol-3-phosphate import ATP-binding protein UgpC; amino-acid sequence: MATIQLLNIKKQYDNDIFVINDLNLTVADGEFLVIVGPSGCGKSTLLRIIAGLEKVTSGELYIDNELINNREPADRDIAMVFQNYALYPHMTVRGNLEYGLKNRKTPKEDINKRIAHVAKLLEIEPFLDRKPQQLSGGQRQRVAMGRVIVRKPRVFLFDEPLSNLDAKLRAHMCIEIKKLQRSLKTTSLYVTHDQLEAMTLADKMVVMNKGTIEQIGTPMEIYDCPKTIFVADFIGSPPINFLDRQALEKHLGNLFSCSKDTDILAFRPEAILLGEYPDKGPVFHTQIEFIRPIGTGCHVLTRWNDILFTVDIKERLTSDYGQKLNFTVTHQNFHTFNKKTGNRT